The proteins below are encoded in one region of Rhodothermales bacterium:
- the gluQRS gene encoding tRNA glutamyl-Q(34) synthetase GluQRS yields MTDSSLPRGRFAPSPTGLLHVGSARTALAAWLSVRSRGGAFLWRIEDLDPPRAIAGTAEAALEDLGWLGLDWDEGPDAGGPHAPYVQSERYALYEAALDRLAEAGRLFPCRVSRSDLREIASAPHGVSGLPPYPPSLRPASLPLDWLARLRAKEDADAALRFRVHDAVVRFEDRVQGVVEERVSASTGDFVLKRRDELFAYQLAVVVDDLAMGVTEVVRGADLLDSTARQVQLIEALGGTPPAYAHLPLVVNAEGEKLSKRDEGLTLRSLRAAGVVPDSVVGALAHSLALADAPTPVSARALVPRFRWGAVPRDPWRLPDDFAERLRRG; encoded by the coding sequence ATGACGGATTCCTCCCTCCCCCGTGGCCGCTTCGCCCCGAGCCCGACCGGGCTGCTCCACGTCGGCAGTGCGCGGACGGCGCTCGCGGCGTGGCTCTCCGTGCGGAGCCGGGGCGGCGCGTTCCTGTGGCGGATCGAAGACCTCGACCCGCCGCGCGCCATCGCCGGAACCGCCGAGGCAGCGCTGGAGGACTTGGGCTGGCTCGGGCTCGACTGGGACGAGGGGCCGGACGCGGGCGGGCCGCACGCGCCCTACGTGCAGTCCGAGCGCTACGCTCTGTACGAAGCGGCGCTCGACCGGCTCGCCGAGGCAGGGCGACTGTTCCCCTGCCGCGTCTCCCGCAGCGACCTCCGCGAGATCGCCTCCGCGCCCCACGGAGTGAGTGGGTTGCCGCCGTATCCGCCGTCGCTCCGCCCCGCATCGCTCCCCCTGGACTGGCTCGCCCGGCTCCGCGCGAAAGAGGACGCCGACGCCGCGCTCCGCTTCCGCGTTCATGACGCCGTCGTCCGGTTCGAGGATCGCGTGCAGGGTGTCGTCGAGGAGCGCGTGAGCGCGTCGACGGGCGACTTCGTCCTCAAGCGCCGCGACGAGCTCTTCGCGTACCAACTCGCCGTCGTCGTGGACGACCTCGCGATGGGCGTCACCGAGGTCGTGCGCGGCGCCGACCTGCTCGACTCGACGGCGCGGCAGGTCCAGCTGATCGAAGCGCTCGGCGGCACGCCGCCGGCCTACGCCCACCTCCCGCTCGTCGTGAACGCCGAGGGCGAGAAGCTCTCGAAGCGCGACGAGGGGCTGACGCTCCGCAGCCTTCGCGCCGCCGGGGTCGTGCCCGATTCCGTCGTCGGCGCGCTCGCCCACTCACTCGCACTCGCCGACGCGCCGACGCCGGTCTCGGCGCGGGCGCTCGTCCCCCGCTTCCGCTGGGGCGCCGTCCCGCGCGATCCGTGGCGGCTGCCCGACGACTTCGCGGAGCGGCTTCGACGCGGGTGA
- a CDS encoding YceI family protein has translation MTPRIATAFLLLLALALLGAAATAQAQYTVRDASRFWIDGTSTVSAFTCAASEVAGSGSVDEVAMNAARQADLRAEVVIPVRAFDCGVRQMNRDFYEALKGQAYPAVRFALRHAEVLSSAAASEWTPVKVWGTLTLAGAQRPVVVTARGQRLADGRVRIQGRHALRMTDFDIDPPSGLLGLVRAHDDIVVRFDLLASTAGAN, from the coding sequence ATGACTCCCCGCATCGCCACCGCCTTCCTGCTCCTCCTCGCCCTCGCCCTCCTCGGCGCGGCGGCGACGGCGCAGGCGCAGTACACCGTCCGCGACGCCAGCCGGTTCTGGATCGACGGGACCTCGACGGTGAGCGCGTTCACGTGCGCCGCCTCTGAAGTCGCCGGGTCCGGGTCCGTCGACGAGGTGGCGATGAACGCGGCGCGGCAGGCCGACCTCCGCGCCGAAGTCGTCATCCCCGTGCGCGCCTTCGACTGCGGCGTCCGCCAGATGAACCGCGACTTCTACGAAGCCCTCAAGGGCCAGGCGTACCCCGCCGTCCGCTTCGCGCTCCGCCACGCCGAAGTCCTTTCCTCGGCCGCCGCCTCGGAGTGGACGCCGGTGAAGGTGTGGGGCACGCTCACGCTCGCCGGCGCGCAGCGCCCCGTCGTCGTGACGGCGCGCGGGCAGCGGCTCGCCGACGGCCGCGTCCGCATCCAGGGCCGCCACGCCCTCCGCATGACCGACTTCGACATCGACCCCCCGAGCGGCCTCCTCGGACTCGTCCGCGCCCACGACGACATCGTGGTGCGGTTCGACCTCCTGGCCTCGACGGCAGGGGCCAACTAG